Proteins encoded by one window of uncultured Bacteroides sp.:
- a CDS encoding glycoside hydrolase family 3 C-terminal domain-containing protein, whose amino-acid sequence MKYREITAGLLLILGHVIACSQTVTSAMEQNAKEIVSKMTLEEKIEYLSGKTSFSLRAIPRLGIPEIKLADGPQGIRNHSPKSTLFPSGILTAATWNRKLAHQLGRSLGQDARARGVNILLGPGVNIYRSPLCGRNYEYMGEDPFLAGETAKEYILGVQSEGVIATVKHFAANNQEWNRHHVSSDVDERTLQEIYFPVFRKAVMEAKVGAVMDSYNLLNGVHSTENRWLNIDILRNAWGFKGILMSDWTSVYSAIGAVNGGLDLEMPKGSYMNANNLLPALKNGRVTEATINMKVQHILQTFMAYGMLDKIQQDKNIPLDNPYSRETALNLAREGVVLLKNEKTLLPLRGKTAVLGPNADKIATGGGSGFVTPFSSVSLCQALKKQRKCTVVLSDNILYNDINGQMFTDSTFSQRGYKAEYFKNQEFKDIPSIICKDELIDFNWEYNAPKKDFPTDHFSIRWNSYYKADENGILKISLEGDDGYRIFINGEKITGDWGNHANSSREVGFQVEAGKTYHFLIEYFDNISSAKVFFGISKLNENMLIHELKQVDNVVFCTGFDSNIEGEGFDRSFSLPHYQEMFIRKVSELNPNLAVVVNAGGGIDFSSWQNYAKAILMAWYPGEEGGIALSDILTGKISPSGKLPISIEKKWEDNPSYNSYYDNLKGADYKRIDYNEGVFIGYRGYDQSGIRPLYPFGFGLSYSTFEYSNLVIEQMDNHKVKVCFDVKNTGKMDASEVAQLYVHPTHSPVPRPQKELKGYEKVFLKKGETKHLSILLSNDAFSYYDMDEHQFVLEKEPVEIWVGSSSEKILLKKCINL is encoded by the coding sequence ATGAAATATAGAGAAATTACTGCTGGATTGTTACTTATACTCGGACATGTCATTGCATGCTCCCAAACAGTAACCTCAGCCATGGAACAAAATGCAAAAGAAATTGTATCAAAAATGACTTTGGAAGAGAAAATTGAATATCTTTCAGGAAAAACATCATTTTCTCTTCGCGCAATTCCTCGTTTGGGAATTCCTGAAATAAAGTTGGCTGATGGTCCTCAGGGTATCCGTAATCATTCTCCAAAAAGTACTCTATTTCCTTCTGGAATTTTAACTGCAGCAACTTGGAATCGAAAGCTAGCTCATCAGCTAGGTCGTTCGTTGGGACAAGATGCAAGAGCTCGTGGAGTGAATATATTGTTGGGACCAGGAGTGAATATTTACCGTTCTCCACTTTGTGGACGAAATTATGAATATATGGGTGAAGATCCTTTTCTCGCTGGAGAAACTGCCAAGGAATACATCCTAGGAGTTCAGTCTGAGGGTGTAATTGCAACTGTGAAACATTTTGCAGCTAACAACCAAGAATGGAATCGTCACCATGTCAGTTCAGATGTGGATGAACGTACGTTACAGGAAATTTATTTCCCTGTATTTAGAAAGGCCGTGATGGAGGCAAAAGTGGGAGCAGTTATGGATAGTTACAATCTTCTTAATGGCGTACACTCAACTGAAAATCGTTGGCTAAACATCGATATATTGCGTAATGCTTGGGGTTTTAAAGGTATATTGATGTCTGATTGGACTTCAGTATATTCAGCAATTGGCGCTGTCAATGGAGGATTGGATTTGGAAATGCCCAAAGGAAGTTATATGAATGCTAATAATTTGTTGCCAGCTTTGAAAAACGGTCGGGTGACAGAGGCTACAATTAATATGAAGGTCCAACATATCTTACAAACATTCATGGCATATGGTATGTTGGATAAAATACAACAAGATAAGAATATACCTTTGGATAATCCCTACTCACGTGAGACTGCTTTGAATTTAGCTCGAGAAGGAGTGGTGTTACTTAAAAATGAAAAAACATTACTTCCATTAAGAGGCAAAACAGCTGTTCTTGGACCTAATGCCGATAAAATTGCAACAGGCGGAGGAAGTGGATTTGTAACGCCATTTTCTTCTGTTTCTTTATGTCAGGCTTTAAAGAAACAGAGGAAGTGCACAGTAGTCTTGTCCGATAACATCCTTTATAATGATATTAATGGACAAATGTTTACTGATTCTACATTTTCTCAAAGAGGTTATAAGGCGGAATATTTCAAGAATCAAGAGTTTAAAGATATACCTAGTATAATCTGTAAGGATGAGCTTATTGATTTTAACTGGGAATATAATGCTCCTAAGAAAGATTTTCCTACGGATCATTTTTCTATTCGTTGGAATTCTTATTATAAGGCTGACGAAAACGGAATATTGAAAATAAGCCTAGAAGGAGATGATGGATATCGGATTTTCATTAACGGTGAGAAAATTACTGGAGATTGGGGTAATCATGCAAATTCCAGCCGCGAAGTGGGTTTCCAAGTGGAAGCTGGTAAAACTTATCATTTCTTAATTGAATATTTTGATAATATCTCTTCGGCAAAAGTGTTTTTCGGTATTAGCAAATTAAATGAAAATATGTTGATCCATGAATTGAAGCAGGTTGATAATGTAGTATTTTGCACGGGCTTTGATAGTAATATTGAAGGAGAAGGTTTTGACCGTTCTTTTTCTTTGCCACATTATCAAGAGATGTTTATTCGTAAAGTCTCAGAGTTGAATCCTAATTTAGCTGTTGTTGTGAATGCTGGAGGAGGCATCGATTTTTCTTCTTGGCAAAATTATGCTAAAGCTATTCTAATGGCATGGTATCCGGGAGAAGAAGGTGGAATAGCCCTGTCGGATATTTTAACAGGAAAAATATCTCCCAGCGGAAAGCTTCCCATCAGCATTGAAAAAAAATGGGAAGACAATCCATCCTACAATAGTTATTATGATAATTTAAAAGGAGCTGATTATAAGAGGATTGATTATAATGAGGGCGTTTTTATCGGATATAGAGGGTATGACCAATCAGGGATTAGGCCTTTGTATCCATTTGGGTTTGGACTGTCTTATTCTACTTTTGAATATTCAAATTTAGTGATAGAACAGATGGATAATCATAAAGTGAAGGTCTGTTTTGATGTGAAAAATACTGGTAAAATGGATGCTTCGGAAGTAGCTCAATTATATGTTCATCCTACTCACTCTCCAGTT
- a CDS encoding glycoside hydrolase family 3 N-terminal domain-containing protein, with product MKKFTLISCILLGSCLNGIVAADKKQSVYKDSKVPIEDRINDLINKMTLEEKILQMNQYTLGRNNNVNNCGEEVKNIPSTVGSVIYFSEDTKLRNAAQKKAMEKSRLGIPIIFGYDVIHGFRTVYPISLAQACSWNPELVEKACTVAAQESRMSGVDWTFSPMIDVARDGRWGRVAEGYGEDPYTNSVFCVASVKGYQGKDMSNSKRIAACLKHYIGYGASEAGRDYVYTEISNQTLWDTYIPPYEAGVKAGAATLMSSFNNISGVPGSANHYTLTEILKKRWAHDGFVVSDWGAIPQLIDQGSAINNKEAAKQAFSAGVEMDMMGHCYDKYMVELVKEDKISMAQIDDAVKRILRIKFRLGLFDSPYINETTEKERFLLPQSLATAEQLAEESIVLLKNKGNILPLSTVTKPTIAVMGPMAKNRLELLGSWSGHGHVENVLSISEALETEFSGKANLIYSDGCDFDDEDTLSFSEALETAKKADVILLCMGEKKSWSGENASRSIIELPAIQEQFITEMKKVGKPIVLVLANGRPLGISKVEPLCDAIVEMWQPGIPGGKPLAGVISGRVNPSGKLSITFPRSTGQIPIYYNQRKSARPNSGKYQDISSTPLYDFGYGLSYTTFNYGDIKFTKETIKRGEKLMVEIPVTNTCKRDGAEVIHWFISAPFNTITRPVKELKHFEKQLIKAGETCVFRFEIDPVRDLSFVNANGEYFLENGEYYVIVKDKKVKFTLAD from the coding sequence ATGAAGAAATTTACATTAATTAGTTGTATCCTTTTAGGTAGTTGCCTGAATGGGATAGTAGCTGCTGACAAAAAACAGTCAGTTTATAAAGATAGCAAAGTTCCAATTGAAGACCGCATTAATGACTTGATCAACAAAATGACCTTAGAGGAGAAAATTCTACAAATGAATCAATATACTTTGGGACGCAATAATAATGTAAACAATTGTGGCGAAGAAGTGAAAAATATCCCTTCCACTGTAGGTTCAGTCATTTATTTCAGTGAAGATACCAAGCTGCGTAATGCTGCTCAAAAAAAAGCAATGGAAAAATCTCGTCTTGGCATTCCTATCATTTTTGGATATGATGTTATCCATGGTTTCCGCACGGTTTATCCTATTTCACTAGCGCAAGCCTGTTCTTGGAATCCAGAATTAGTAGAAAAAGCTTGCACAGTTGCCGCACAAGAATCTAGAATGTCTGGTGTGGATTGGACTTTTTCCCCTATGATTGATGTGGCACGCGATGGACGTTGGGGACGCGTAGCAGAAGGATATGGTGAAGATCCTTATACTAATTCAGTATTCTGCGTTGCCTCCGTTAAAGGATATCAAGGTAAGGATATGTCTAACAGTAAACGGATAGCTGCTTGCCTGAAACATTACATTGGTTATGGCGCTTCGGAGGCTGGACGAGATTACGTCTATACTGAAATATCCAACCAAACTCTGTGGGATACCTACATACCTCCCTATGAAGCTGGAGTGAAAGCTGGTGCTGCTACATTGATGAGTTCTTTCAACAATATCAGTGGTGTTCCTGGAAGTGCTAATCATTATACTTTAACTGAAATTCTGAAGAAACGTTGGGCACATGACGGTTTTGTTGTTTCTGACTGGGGAGCAATTCCACAATTGATAGATCAAGGTTCTGCTATCAATAATAAAGAGGCTGCCAAGCAGGCCTTCAGCGCGGGAGTAGAAATGGATATGATGGGACATTGTTACGATAAATATATGGTAGAATTGGTAAAGGAGGATAAAATTAGTATGGCACAAATTGATGATGCCGTGAAACGTATACTCCGCATCAAGTTTCGCCTAGGCCTGTTCGATAGTCCTTATATAAATGAAACAACAGAGAAAGAACGTTTTCTATTGCCTCAGAGCTTGGCTACTGCTGAGCAACTGGCAGAAGAGAGCATTGTCCTACTAAAGAATAAAGGAAATATATTACCTCTTTCCACTGTGACCAAACCGACGATTGCTGTTATGGGACCCATGGCTAAGAATCGTCTAGAACTTCTTGGCTCTTGGTCGGGGCATGGTCATGTAGAGAATGTTCTTAGTATCAGTGAAGCGTTAGAAACTGAATTTTCTGGCAAAGCTAATTTAATTTACTCGGATGGATGTGACTTTGACGATGAAGATACTTTATCATTTAGTGAAGCTTTGGAGACTGCTAAAAAAGCAGACGTTATTCTGCTTTGTATGGGTGAGAAGAAAAGTTGGAGCGGTGAAAATGCATCACGCTCCATTATCGAATTGCCTGCTATTCAAGAACAATTCATAACTGAAATGAAAAAAGTTGGTAAGCCAATTGTATTGGTTTTAGCAAACGGACGCCCCTTAGGAATCTCTAAAGTGGAACCCCTTTGTGACGCTATCGTCGAAATGTGGCAACCTGGTATACCAGGTGGTAAACCGTTGGCTGGTGTAATTTCCGGTCGTGTTAACCCATCTGGTAAGCTATCTATCACTTTCCCTCGTTCTACAGGACAAATTCCCATTTATTATAATCAACGTAAAAGTGCACGCCCTAATAGTGGCAAGTATCAGGATATATCTTCTACTCCGTTGTACGACTTTGGTTACGGTTTGAGCTATACAACTTTTAACTATGGTGACATTAAGTTTACAAAAGAAACTATCAAACGTGGCGAGAAATTAATGGTGGAAATTCCTGTAACCAATACATGTAAACGGGATGGTGCCGAAGTTATTCATTGGTTCATCTCAGCCCCATTTAATACTATTACTCGTCCTGTTAAGGAATTGAAGCATTTTGAAAAGCAACTAATCAAAGCTGGAGAAACCTGTGTGTTCCGTTTCGAAATTGACCCTGTGCGTGACCTAAGTTTTGTCAATGCTAATGGTGAATACTTTCTTGAAAACGGAGAATACTATGTAATAGTAAAAGACAAGAAGGTGAAGTTTACTTTAGCTGACTAA
- a CDS encoding glycoside hydrolase family 97 protein: MKILFLIAALFCATPNLFGQKEYHLTSPDGKLEVMIRIGNQITYMLAEGNNTLIMPSAISVCLADENGWGYGSHLEKVYRRKTNELITSPFYKRSEIKDVYNEMSLNFREHFTLIFRMYNEGMAYRFVSTENKPFKVMNEEATFNFNKDYMTFVPYVKDGNQPIRTQFFNSFENNYTHVTLSRLDPERLMFTPLVVELENGRKICIAESDMDNYPGMFLIKRNGKISLTSTFAPYPKVEKQGGHNQLQILVNERENYIASCQAKAKLPWRIIVVARTDKELADNDMVYKLASPSRLEDLSWIHPGKVAWEWWNHLGIKNVDFEAGVNNETYMHYIDFASRHGIEYVILDEGWAVNLQADLFQVVPEIDLKRLVAYAKQKNVSLILWAGYYAFERDMERVCKHYSEMGIKGFKIDFMDRDDQKMVNFHYRAAKTAAKYRLMVDFHGTYKPTGLNRTYPNVINYEAVHGLEQMKWSDISTDQVTYDVTMPFIRMLAGPIDYTQGAMQNATKQCYHAINDAPMSQGTRCRQLAEYVVFESPLNMLCDSPFNYEREEECTAFIAAIPTVWDHTIAMNGEIGKYITMARQKGEMWYVGSLTNWDARMLELDLSFLGKGEWKAEMFSDGMNANRLASDYKKTTIEISASRKLVVRMAQGGGCVLKINRR, translated from the coding sequence ATGAAAATACTATTTCTAATCGCAGCACTATTCTGTGCAACCCCAAATTTGTTCGGACAAAAAGAGTATCATTTAACTTCGCCTGATGGAAAATTGGAAGTAATGATTAGGATAGGAAATCAAATAACTTACATGTTGGCCGAAGGTAATAATACTTTAATAATGCCATCAGCTATTTCCGTCTGCTTGGCAGACGAAAATGGCTGGGGATACGGTTCACATCTGGAAAAAGTATATAGGCGTAAAACAAATGAATTGATTACTTCCCCTTTTTACAAACGTAGTGAAATAAAGGATGTTTATAATGAAATGAGCTTGAATTTCAGGGAACACTTCACTCTCATTTTTAGAATGTATAATGAAGGCATGGCTTACCGCTTTGTTTCAACTGAAAATAAGCCATTCAAAGTAATGAATGAAGAGGCTACTTTCAATTTTAATAAGGATTATATGACGTTTGTACCTTATGTAAAAGATGGGAATCAACCTATTAGAACTCAGTTCTTCAACTCTTTTGAAAATAACTATACTCATGTTACATTGTCCAGACTGGATCCCGAACGATTGATGTTTACTCCATTAGTTGTAGAGTTGGAAAATGGTCGCAAAATTTGTATTGCTGAGTCAGATATGGATAATTATCCAGGTATGTTCCTTATTAAACGGAATGGGAAAATTTCACTAACTTCCACATTTGCACCTTATCCGAAAGTCGAAAAACAAGGCGGACATAACCAATTACAAATATTGGTGAACGAACGTGAAAATTACATTGCTTCCTGTCAAGCGAAAGCAAAACTTCCATGGCGTATTATTGTAGTGGCAAGAACCGATAAGGAATTGGCGGATAATGATATGGTCTATAAATTGGCCTCTCCTTCACGTCTTGAAGATCTTTCTTGGATTCATCCTGGCAAAGTAGCTTGGGAATGGTGGAATCATTTGGGTATAAAAAATGTTGATTTTGAAGCTGGCGTTAACAATGAAACATATATGCATTATATTGATTTTGCTTCTCGTCATGGCATTGAGTATGTAATATTGGATGAAGGTTGGGCAGTGAACTTGCAAGCAGATCTTTTTCAAGTAGTTCCTGAAATTGATTTGAAAAGACTGGTAGCTTATGCTAAACAGAAAAATGTAAGCCTTATTTTGTGGGCTGGTTACTATGCTTTTGAACGTGACATGGAACGTGTATGTAAGCACTATTCCGAAATGGGTATCAAAGGATTCAAAATTGATTTCATGGACCGTGATGATCAGAAAATGGTCAATTTCCATTATCGAGCTGCCAAAACTGCCGCTAAATATCGGTTGATGGTGGATTTTCACGGAACTTACAAGCCAACCGGTCTGAACCGCACATATCCCAATGTAATCAATTATGAAGCCGTACATGGATTAGAGCAAATGAAGTGGAGTGATATTAGCACGGATCAGGTTACTTATGACGTTACTATGCCATTTATTCGCATGCTGGCTGGTCCGATAGATTATACTCAAGGCGCTATGCAGAATGCTACTAAACAGTGTTACCACGCCATTAATGATGCTCCAATGAGCCAAGGAACTCGTTGCCGTCAATTGGCAGAGTATGTAGTTTTCGAGTCTCCATTGAACATGTTGTGTGACAGTCCCTTCAATTATGAACGCGAAGAAGAATGTACTGCATTTATTGCCGCAATTCCTACTGTTTGGGATCATACGATAGCTATGAACGGAGAAATAGGAAAATATATAACCATGGCACGTCAGAAAGGAGAGATGTGGTATGTCGGTTCTTTGACCAATTGGGATGCTCGCATGTTGGAACTTGACCTTTCTTTTCTTGGTAAAGGCGAATGGAAAGCGGAAATGTTCAGTGATGGAATGAATGCTAACCGTTTGGCTTCTGACTATAAGAAGACAACCATTGAAATTTCTGCATCCCGCAAGTTAGTTGTCAGGATGGCGCAAGGTGGAGGTTGCGTATTGAAGATTAACAGAAGATAA